The genomic segment gtgagtacttagcataaaaggtatttataatattatgggccACCAAAGTCAACTAATCAAATTTTTTGACTTAccatattattgaaataaagagGTTATTGTGAtgtatttgattttttaatttattctggCTTTAAGGGGACGAATGATTATAAATACTAAACACTaaagaatagataatattatgcaaggAATCTTCTCTGCATATTATGCtctatacaaattataataatagagtAAGAATGTAagttaaattgaatattttacatACACTTTTACTCAATATCTTTTGACCAAAAACTCcaactacaaaataaattaaaattacaataaactaCTATCTACTGACCgaagtcacaatagatccttatgGGTCTCAGGACGTCAGGGCtagtgacctgccttctttaaaaaaaaatctactgaCCGTGCTTGTCCAGATGATGCATTAGTGTTGGAGTCCACTTCATAAAACTTTATGCTCGACTGGGCCTTTCTCTGAGATTTTGATATTGGTATCTTCTCCAAATACGGATTGTAAATAGTGAATTCCGTGTAATACTTCTGTAGAACCCACACCGCTGCTCGTTGTATGCTGAGCTGCCCAATAGCATATGATCGACTTTCTCCGTCAGGGCTCCTTACAATCTTAATATAGTAAACTGGCTCCAGATGTCGTATCTCTATCAATATAATTGCTGCATAATGTACAAATAACAAGCTGTCAGCAAAACTTGAGACATAAGACACTAGTGAACTGTAGTCCACCGCCTCTTCGCCCACGGCTAGAGCTTTGGTTGCTTCAGTTATTTGGACGAAATAAAATAGCCAATAGGAAAAAGTACAGACTGCCAAAGTCACAAGCATCATCGCTCTGAACACAAATATTCTAGGAAATATAGCATATTTTGGCCTCAAGAATATAGCCCACACTCCAATAGCTAGTAAGACTAACTTAAATGCTAAAGATAGTAATATGCCTTTGCATTCCGCCGTGCAGGCTAACAATTGTATTCTCTGACTCGGTTGTATGGCTTGATTGTCAGTTAGACCAGGAAAGAATCCAATTTTGGGTAACACTACCATCGCTAGTGGGCTTACGAAAGATACAAAACATAGGCCTAAAGCCACAGTAGTCCCAAAATATCTGGAACATCCTAAGCCGTTATCTGACTCTATAGGCCAGTTACTGACATCTTCCATTGATTGGGATCCTTCTGATGTATTTCCAGTAACAGCAGTAGTATTTTCTCCCCAATTTTCATCTTGTGGTAATATTTGTACTTCGATAACTTCTTGACCGTCCCTACCTTCAGGATTTATATTAACACTAGTTTGGAATGGTGCCATTGTGTTATCGACACAGTCTTTTCTTTGTGATTTTGTACTCCTGaaatagaaatattaatttactaaacTCGTTATCCCTTTGAATAGCTTTATAATAGATGTTAATTTACCTGTGAGCAGAAAGTTACTAACAATAATTAGCTGCATATTTATGGTACTAGCTTACGAGTACTTGGCTACATTTACAGAGATTAACTACACAACAACAGAAAGCTAAATATAAGTTAATGTAAACATGAGTATTCTAAATTTAAGATAGAATAATGCTCGCGGTGGTAAAACAAACATACCGAGTGCTCCGATGTGTGTTGTGTCTATGTCTCGAGCTACGGCGGGATCGGCCGCTTATCTCGGACCTCACAGATTCAGTCTCCATCGTTATAGCGGTGTGCAGTCACGAGAGACCCCCGCGCATTGCCCATGAGTACTCTTTATGAACCTGCAATAATTCACCATGTAATCAAATCTCGGAATCAGGGCAATTAAAGTTTTACTGCCCGATGCCACAAGCACAGTTGCACACGCGCATTCTACATTCGCTCGATAACGTGAATTTACGCCACAATTAATTATTCAGTCACGAAATTACCGTCGAGTTATTGATATTTAATCATTTTCCAATAAGAAATTACAAGCGTCGCCGTTCGGACAAAcgaaattcattaaaatttcattttcaaCAGCAAACGTCAAACATTCcaacataaaataaagttataatacgACCAAACAGGTTTtggctttttaaatattgacagataCTATTCGTCTCTTTCCCACTCACGACGAACTGATCCACTTTTCTTTCTTGGACGTCATTCAGAAGTCATATAAATAACTACTTGATTTTGTAGGATTATAACCGTTCGGAAACAAAGTTTCCTTTTTAATTTCTACGTTGAAGctaaagaaaattatattttcgtcTCTATAATTTAATTCTTTTACTTTTGAGAAACGCAATTGTAGAGTTATCTCTTGATTTGCGTCGTGCGcgtattgtaatttttaatatatttttaggacaGTGTTGGAACAATGAGCGCGGAATTCGAATATGTGGAACAGTAGATTACAACAAGTGATGCTTGATAAGATAACGTACGTTTCTTGTAGATAATACATTACACATTTTAGTGATGAATTTGTTTGTTGTGCTAAATCATGGAAGAACCTAGTAATTCTACCTACCGTCCTCGCGAAAGTAGAGTGGAGGATCTCCATTTAGACCGTGTGGTGGCCTCGCAACCAGAAATCGGTCCCACGCCCCCCGATGGTGGCTACGGATGGGTCATCGTCGTATCTGCTATCATTTACAATGCCACAGTCCCACCTTTATTATTTCTATACGGGCTGATCATCTTGAAATCGATAAGAGAGGAGGACCACGATGAAGATGAGAAAATGAAGATTTGGGACGTGGACGTAGCCCTAGTTCCTGTGATCATGATCGTGATAAAGCTCCTTCTGGAGTCCTGGTGTAGAGTCGTCGTGAAGATGTTCAACATGCCCCGGTTCACGGCCCTGGCTGGTCTCTGCATGACCGTAGCTGGAGTCCTGCTGTCCAGTTACTCCACTAGTTTATACAGCAATGACCACATAATTAACATCTTTGCAGGAATTTTCGTCGGTAAGCATTTTaataaccataaattttttatgagtaaTGCTGAATACGATACCTACCTAGGGTTGTCAAAAacttgcttgtttaaagatctTGTACGTTCTAATTTTGCTATTTTAAATGGTTTACAATTTTATCGCCAAGTAGCAAGTAATTATTAAGTATCGGCAGTATCGCACAATACTCAATGGCAACATATTACTTCTATAAAACTAGCTACCTTATaagaagtaataaaaatactGACACCCCTATATTATACAATAGAGTAATATTGGATTTATGGCGCAGTGTTATTGCTAAGACTAATGATCACGTTTCTGCAATAAACTTACTtctttttcatcatcatcagtaccTCATCATtgggataaatataatatctgaaCGCACGCCATATATTTAATAGCGCGAATTTAGCCTTAATTTTTATGTCACTACGTTCTTAGAAAAGACACAAATCAATTTACCTATGGGTCTAAGTGCTACGTTCCATCGTAATCTTATCCCCTcagatagaatagaatagaaaatactttatttgtacaacttaagaggatacaccaggggctagagaaatgaaaaaaaagcacgtgtaatatctatagcttctcttaagaggagtccacaccgcccttttttccatacaaacgttgtcccctttttcctccctggataatgctagtagagttataatttttttcctgaatatctatggccactaatacgatgtccctatgttttcttttttttcataatttaattattaaataagatatgaacgttcaaaaatccaaaaaaatggccagattttccgctgtgttcaaacgtccagaaaacagatttggctagaatacaaaaaaaagcaaaacataggaacacagctcaagcctttttttaatctttaatgaaaaaagtacttaaatcggttaagttttggagaaggaatcaggggacaatgaatcgttgattttttggattttctgcagttgtctctatcgcgttctgcagtataggcttgaggtaagggagacagctatagatattacacgtacttttttttcatttctctagcccctggtgtatcctcttaaaacttaaacttaaaaaacacaataaaggaaaaatatgtacaaataggcggtcttactgctagcagcagtttctgccagacaacctacaattttaaaataggtacttacaaaaataagagtatacttaattaatattatgatttatgactaaataataaatatatactacCTACATAGAACGTAGGtactacatataaataacatgttaaaatacataaaaaatatttatataaactacataatatttacacaaatataatatttgaaagaaggtaggtacctaagtacctacatttttatagttaactatTAAGAAAGATTTAGATAATATTCCTTAACTCGTTTCTCGGATACCTACTTATTTTAGAAAGCTTATAAACAGGGTTCATTCATTAGCGACTAAAATCACAGCTATCTCACAATCAGTTTAGATAGCTAAAGATTTAAATTAAGATGATGGCGAAAATTAAGTTGGCGACATATACACGTAGCAAATTCATTATGAAATTCTATGACTTTCAGGTTCAGGGTATGCTCTAACTGCCCAACAGTCTGACGTCATCATTAGCCACTACTTTAGAGA from the Aricia agestis chromosome 14, ilAriAges1.1, whole genome shotgun sequence genome contains:
- the LOC121733792 gene encoding vang-like protein 1 isoform X2; amino-acid sequence: METESVRSEISGRSRRSSRHRHNTHRSTRSTKSQRKDCVDNTMAPFQTSVNINPEGRDGQEVIEVQILPQDENWGENTTAVTGNTSEGSQSMEDVSNWPIESDNGLGCSRYFGTTVALGLCFVSFVSPLAMVVLPKIGFFPGLTDNQAIQPSQRIQLLACTAECKGILLSLAFKLVLLAIGVWAIFLRPKYAIFPRIFVFRAMMLVTLAVCTFSYWLFYFVQITEATKALAVGEEAVDYSSLVSYVSSFADSLLFVHYAAIILIEIRHLEPVYYIKIVRSPDGESRSYAIGQLSIQRAAVWVLQKYYTEFTIYNPYLEKIPISKSQRKAQSSIKFYEVDSNTNASSGQARGGSCSGSTRRRDSGSAHNERYYEEAERERRVRKRRARLHTAAEDAFAHVRRVRLSHAGGGALGPREAAQAVFPSLARALQKYLRATRQQPRHSADSVLAHLARCLSQDASPRAFLEPFLIEGPVLAAEQEARPIQCWSLISDELLARPLADNIEFQLRQGDISLICSIKQLPKFSLSEEVVDPKSNRFILRLNSETSV
- the LOC121733792 gene encoding vang-like protein 1 isoform X1 — protein: METESVRSEISGRSRRSSRHRHNTHRSTRSTKSQRKDCVDNTMAPFQTSVNINPEGRDGQEVIEVQILPQDENWGENTTAVTGNTSEGSQSMEDVSNWPIESDNGLGCSRYFGTTVALGLCFVSFVSPLAMVVLPKIGFFPGLTDNQAIQPSQRIQLLACTAECKGILLSLAFKLVLLAIGVWAIFLRPKYAIFPRIFVFRAMMLVTLAVCTFSYWLFYFVQITEATKALAVGEEAVDYSSLVSYVSSFADSLLFVHYAAIILIEIRHLEPVYYIKIVRSPDGESRSYAIGQLSIQRAAVWVLQKYYTEFTIYNPYLEKIPISKSQRKAQSSIKFYEVDSNTNASSGQARSGGSCSGSTRRRDSGSAHNERYYEEAERERRVRKRRARLHTAAEDAFAHVRRVRLSHAGGGALGPREAAQAVFPSLARALQKYLRATRQQPRHSADSVLAHLARCLSQDASPRAFLEPFLIEGPVLAAEQEARPIQCWSLISDELLARPLADNIEFQLRQGDISLICSIKQLPKFSLSEEVVDPKSNRFILRLNSETSV